From Vitis vinifera cultivar Pinot Noir 40024 chromosome 3, ASM3070453v1, the proteins below share one genomic window:
- the LOC100246340 gene encoding oxoglutarate-dependent flavonoid 7-O-demethylase 1, translating to MEKDMGEEGGCFHEATIMGQDGIPRTVRVPVVQELARQGLKFLPERFIKARNPSHEANITLPMFPSINMAKLGQQAEPGVRAQELAQLASCAKEWGMFLVTDHGIHPSVVHGVKDVVQGFFRLPLEEKRASVGSYASIDNMGYGRSFVKSEDQALDWIDRLAMKAAPKGVDEGLLVWPQKPPNFRQVMAKYVEQGRKLCDHLLQALAEALSLSPHDFIQNFDPEWSEINVRVNYYPPCPQPELGLGITPHSDASGLSLLTQFGCSGGLQVLKGLNWETVPWPCDELLVNVGDLLEIMSDGRLKSPWHRVVAMEKERFSVALFYNPPCSTEIQPVQDGDGGYKKVVVGDYVRHFYEISPTLEKQAIAYAKKA from the exons ATGGAAAAGGATATGGGGGAGGAAGGCGGTTGCTTCCATGAAGCCACCATCATGGGCCAAGACGGAATCCCTCGGACAGTTAGGGTTCCGGTGGTGCAGGAACTTGCACGTCAAGGGCTCAAATTCTTGCCGGAGCGGTTCATCAAGGCGCGCAACCCTAGCCATGAGGCCAATATCACCCTTCCAATGTTTCCATCCATCAACATGGCTAAACTAGGACAGCAGGCTGAGCCCGGTGTCCGAGCCCAAGAACTAGCCCAACTAGCTAGTTGTGCCAAGGAATGGGGTATGTTTTTGGTCACGGACCATGGGATACACCCTAGTGTTGTGCATGGTGTGAAGGATGTTGTGCAAGGGTTTTTCCGGTTGCCGTTGGAGGAGAAGAGGGCGAGCGTTGGATCGTATGCAAGCATCGACAACATGGGCTATGGCCGGAGCTTTGTGAAGTCGGAGGATCAGGCATTGGACTGGATCGATCGTCTTGCCATGAAGGCTGCACCCAAAGGTGTGGATGAAGGACTTCTTGTATGGCCTCAGAAGCCTCCAAATTTCAG GCAAGTCATGGCAAAATACGTAGAGCAAGGAAGAAAACTCTGCGACCATCTTCTTCAAGCTCTTGCAGAAGCCTTGTCCCTCAGCCCACATGATTTCATCCAAAATTTTGATCCAGAATGGAGTGAAATCAATGTTAGAGTAAACTATTATCCACCATGTCCACAGCCGGAGCTGGGCTTGGGCATAACCCCACACTCAGATGCAAGTGGACTCAGTCTTCTAACCCAGTTCGGGTGCAGCGGAGGCCTCCAAGTGCTCAAGGGCCTGAACTGGGAGACAGTGCCATGGCCATGCGACGAGTTGCTGGTAAATGTAGGTGATCTGCTTGAGATAATGAGTGATGGGAGGTTGAAGAGCCCTTGGCATAGAGTGGTGGCCATGGAGAAGGAGCGATTTTCAGTTGCTTTGTTCTATAATCCTCCTTGTTCAACCGAGATTCAACCTGTTCAGGATGGAGATGGGGGTTATAAGAAGGTTGTTGTGGGAGATTATGTGCGGCATTTTTATGAGATTAGTCCTACTTTGGAGAAGCAGGCTATCGCCTATGCAAAAAAAGCTTGA